From one Bos indicus x Bos taurus breed Angus x Brahman F1 hybrid chromosome 7, Bos_hybrid_MaternalHap_v2.0, whole genome shotgun sequence genomic stretch:
- the DOCK6 gene encoding dedicator of cytokinesis protein 6 isoform X2 has product MAAAERRAFAHKINRTVAAEVRKQVSRERSGSPHSSRRCSSSLGVPLTEVVEPLDFEDVLLSRPPDVEPGPLRDLVEFPADDLELLLQPRECRTTEPGIPEDGKMDAQVRAAVEMYTEDWIIAHRRYQHLSAAYNPITTETQRERQKGLTRQVFEQDTSGDERSSPEDSDDPRHSSGSLDDTPRSSGASGIFDLRNLAADSLLPSLLERVAPEDVDRRNEALRRQHRPRALLALYPAPDEDEAVERCNRPEPPREHFGQRILVKCLSLKFEIEIEPIFGILALYDVREKKKISENFYFDLNSDSMKGLLRAHVTHPAISTLARSAIFSVTYPSPDIFLVIKLEKVLQQGDISECCEPYMVMKEVDTAKNKEKLEKLRLAAEQFCTRLGRYRMPFAWTAVHLANIVSSAGQPDRDSDSEGERRPTWTDRRRRGPQDRMSSGDDACSFSGFRPATLTVTNFFKQEAERLSDEDLFKFLADMRRPTSLLRRLRPVTAQLKIDISPAPENPHFCLSPELLHVKPYPDPRGRPTKEILEFPAREVYAPHTSYRSLLFVYPHSLNFSSRQGSVRNLTVRVQYMAGEDPSQALPVIFGKSSCSEFTREAFTPVVYHNKSPEFYEEFKLRLPACVTENHHLLFTFYHVSCQPRPGTALETPVGFTWIPLLQHGRLRTGPFCLPVSVDQPPPSYSVLTPDVALPGMRWVDGHKGVFSVELTAVSSVHPQDPHLDKFFTLVHVLEEGAFPFRLKDAVLSEGTVEQELRASLAALRLASPEPLVAFSHHVLDKLVRLVVRPPVIGGQIVNLGRGAFEAMAHVVSLVHRSLEGAQDTRGHCPVLAAYVYYAFRLPGTEPSLAGGAPPLTVQPATLARGPGRPASLYLARSKSISSSNPDLAVAPGSVDDEVSRILASKGIDRSHSWVNAAYAPGGSKAVLRRAPPYCGADPRQLLHEELALQWVVSGSAVREAVLQHAWFFFQLMVKSMTLHLLLGQKLDTPRKLRFPGRFLDDIAALVGSVGLEVITRVHKDMELAERLNASLAFFLSDLLSLVDRGFVFSLVRAQYKQVATRLQSAPNPAVLLTLRMDFTRILCSHEHYVTLNLPCCPLSPPASPSPSVSSTASQSSTFSSQAPDPKVISMFELSGPFRQQHFLAGLLLTELALAMEPEAEGASLLHKKAICAVHSLLCGHDADPRYAEATVKARVAELYLPLLSLARDTLPRLHDFAEGPGQRSRLASLLDSDTEGEGDVGGTINPSVAMAIAGGPLAPGSRASISQGPVTAARSGYALSAESSRTLLVCVLWVLKNAEPALLQRWAADLTLPQLGRVLDLLYLCLAAFEYKGKKAFERINSLTFKKSLDMKARLEEAILGTIGARQEMVRRSRERSPFGNQENVRWRKSVTHWRQTSDRVDKTKDEMEHEALVDGNLATEASLVVLDTLEIIVQTVMLSEARESILGAVLKVVLYSLGSAQSALFLQHGLATQRALVSKFPELLFEEDTELCADLCLRLLRHCGSRISTIRTHASASLYLLMRQNFEIGNNFARVKMQVTMSLSSLVGTTQNFSEEHLRRSLKTILTYAEEDVGLRDSTFAEQVQDLMFNLHMILTDTVKMKEHQEDPEMLIDLMYRIARGYQGSPDLRLTWLQNMAGKHAELGNHAEAAQCMVHAAALVAEYLALLEDSRHLPVGCVSFQNISSNVLEESAISDDILSPDEEGFCSGKHFTEMGLVGLLEQAAVYFTMGGLYEAVNEVYKTLIPILEAHRDYKKLAAVHGKLQEAFTKIMHQSSGWERVFGTYFRVGFYGARFGDLDEQEFVYKEPSITKLAEISHRLEEFYTERFGEDVVEIIKDSNPVDKTKLDPQKAYIQITYVEPHFDTYELKDRVTYFDRNYGLRTFLFCTPFTPDGRAHGELPEQHKRKTLLSTAHAFPYIKTRIRVCHREETVLTPVEVAIEDMQKKTRELAFATEQDPPDAKMLQMVLQGSVGPTVNQGPLEVAQVFLAEIPEDPKLFRHHNKLRLCFKDFCKKCEDALRKNKALIGPDQKEYHRELERNYSRLREALQPLLTQRLPQLLAPNTAGLRNSLNRASFRKTDL; this is encoded by the exons ATACCAGCACCTGAGTGCGGCGTACAACCCCATCACCACGGAGACTCAACGGGAGAGGCAGAAGGGGCTTACCCGCCAGGTCTTTGAGCAGGACACTTCTGGGGATGAGAGGTCCAGCCCCGAGGACTCG GATGACCCCCGACACTCCTCAGGCTCCCTGGATGACACCCCACGAAGCAGTGGTGCCTCTGGCATCTTCGACCTGAGGAACTTGgcggcagattctttgctaccctCACTCCTGGAGCGCGTGGCCCCAGAGGACGTGGACCGGCGTAATGAGGCATTGCGGCGGCAGCACCGGCCCCGAGCCCTGCTCGCGCTCTACCCCGCACCCGACGAG GATGAGGCTGTGGAACGTTGCAACCGCCCAGAGCCACCGCGAGAGCACttcggacagaggatcctggtcaAGTGTCTGTCGCTTAA GTTCGAGATTGAAATCGAGCCCATCTTTGGCATCTTGGCCCTATACGACGTACGAGAGAAAAAGAAG ATCTCAGAGAACTTCTACTTTGACCTGAACTCGGACTCCATGAAGGGGCTACTGCGGGCCCACGTCACCCATCCTGCCATCTCGACCCTGGCCCgctctgccatcttctctgtgACCTACCCTTCGCCTGACATCTTCTTGGTCATCAAG CTGGAGAAGGTGCTGCAGCAAGGAGACATTAGCGAGTGCTGCGAGCCCTACATGGTGATGAAGGAGGTGGACACAGCCAAG AACAAAGAGAAGCTGGAGAAGCTACGCCTGGCGGCTGAGCAGTTCTGCACCCGTCTGGGCCGCTATCGCATGCCCTTCGCCTGGACGGCCGTGCACCTGGCCAACATCGTGAGCAGCGCCGGGCAGCCAGACCGAGACTCAGACTCAGAGGGCG AGCGCCGACCCACCTGGACCGACCGCCGCCGTCGGGGACCCCAGGACCGGATGAGTAGTGGGGACGACGCTTGCAGCTTCTCTGGCTTCCGCCCAGCCACACTAACCGTCACCAACTTCTTTAAGCAG GAGGCTGAGCGGCTCAGTGACGAGGACCTCTTTAAGTTCCTGGCTGACATGCGGCGCCCGACATCCCTGTTGCGACGCCTGCGTCCCGTGACCG CCCAGCTCAAGATCGACATTTCCCCGGCCCCCGAGAACCCCCACTTCTGCCTCTCCCCGGAGCTGCTTCATGTCAAGCCCTACCCAGACCCCAGAGGCCGGCCCACCAAGGAGATCCTGGAGTTCCCCGCCCGTGAGGTCTATGCCCCCCACACCAGCTACAG GAGCCTGCTGTTCGTGTACCCACACAGCCTCAACTTCAGCAGCCGCCAGGGCTCCGTGCGCAACCTCACTGTGCGAGTGCAGTACATGGCAGGCGAGGACCCCAGCCAGGCCCTGCCG GTCATCTTTGGCAAGTCCAGCTGCAGTGAATTTACCCGTGAAGCCTTCACACCGGTGGTCTATCATAACAA GTCTCCCGAGTTCTACGAGGAGTTCAAGCTGCGTCTTCCCGCCTGCGTGACTGAGAACCACCATCTGCTCTTCACCTTCTACCACGTCAGCTGCCAGCCCCGGCCTGGCACAGCCCTGGAGACTCCTGTGGGCTTTACT TGGATCCCACTGCTGCAGCACGGCCGGCTGAGGACAGGCCCCTTCTGCCTCCCTGTGTCGGTAGACCAGCCCCCGCCCAGCTACTCCGTACTCACACCGGAT GTGGCGCTGCCGGGCATGCGCTGGGTGGATGGTCACAAAGGCGTGTTCAGCGTGGAGCTCACAGCTGTGTCCTCTGTGCATCCCCAG GACCCCCACCTGGACAAGTTCTTCACCCTGGTGCAcgtcctggaggagggggccttTCCGTTCCGGCTGAAGGACGCAGTGCTGAGTGAGGGCACCGTGGAGCAGGAGCTGCGGGCCAGCCTGGCGGCCTTACGGCTCGCCAGCCCCGAGCCCCTCGTCGCCTTCTCCCACCATGTACTGGACAAGCTCGTTCGTCTGGTTGTGCGACCCCCGGTCATTGGTGGCCAGATTG TGAACCTGGGTCGTGGCGCCTTTGAAGCAATGGCCCACGTGGTCAGCCTCGTCCACCGGAGCCTAGAGGGTGCCCAGGACACCCGTGGTCACTGCCCGGTGCTGGCTGCATATGTCTACTACGCCTTTCgactgcctggcacagagcccaGCCTCGCGGGTG GGGCACCTCCATTGACGGTGCAGCCTGCCACGCTGGCCCGTGGCCCTGGCCGCCCCGCCAGCCTCTACCTGGCACGCTCTAAGAGtatcagcagcagcaaccccgACCTGGCCGTGGCCCCTGGCTCTGTGGATGACGAGGTCTCCCGCATCCTGGCCAGCAAG GGTATCGACCGCTCACACTCTTGGGTGAATGCTGCTTATGCTCCAGGAGGCAGCAAGGCTGTGCTGCGACGGGCCCCCCCTTATTGCGGGGCCGACCCCAGACAG ctgctGCATGAGGAGCTGGCCCTGCAGTGGGTGGTCAGCGGCAGTGCTGTGCGCGAAGCCGTCCTGCAGCACGCCTGGTTCTTCTTCCAGCTCATG GTGAAAAGCATGACGCTGCATCTGCTCCTGGGTCAGAAGCTGGACACACCCCGCAAACTTCGCTTCCCTGGACGCTTCCTGGACGACATCGCAGCCCTGGTGGGCTCTGTAGGCCTGGAGGTTATCACCCGTGTCCACAAG GACATGGAGCTGGCCGAGCGCCTCAACGCCAGCCTGGCCTTCTTCCTCAGCGACCTGCTGTCCCTGGTGGACCGCGGCTTCGTCTTCAGCCTGGTCCGGGCTCAGTACAAGCAG GTGGCCACGCGGCTGCAGTCGGCCCCCAACCCGGCAGTGCTGCTGACGCTGCGCATGGACTTCACGCGCATCCTGTGCAGCCATGAGCACTACGTGACCCTCAACCTCCCCTGCTGCCCTCTGTCGCCCCCGGCCTCGCCCTCACCCTCTGTGTCCTCCACTGCCTCCCAG AGCTCCACCTTCTCCAGCCAGGCCCCAGACCCCAAGGTGATCAGCATGTTCGAGCTGAGCGGGCCTTTCCGGCAGCAGCATTTCCTAGCCGGGCTCCTGCTGACGGAACTGGCCTTAGCCATGGAACCTGAGGCCGAGGG GGCGTCCCTGCTGCACAAGAAGGCCATCTGTGCTGTCCACAGCCTGCTCTGCGGCCATGACGCCGACCCCCGCTATGCTGAGGCCACCGTGAAGGCCCGGGTGGCCGAGCTATACCTGCCACTGCTGTCACTCGCCCGGGACACGCTGCCACGGCTGCATGACTTTGCTG AGGGCCCAGGTCAGCGCTCAAGACTGGCCTCTCTGCTCGACTCAGACACAGAAGGTGAAGGGGACGTGGGAGGCACCATCAACCCCTCAGTGGCCATGGCCATTGCGGGTGGCCCCTTGGCCCCTGGCTCCCGAGCCAGTATCTCCCAGGGCCCAGTGACG GCTGCTCGCTCAGGCTATGCCCTCTCTGCTGAGTCCAGTCGGACCTTGCTGGTGTGTGTGCTATGGGTCCTGAAGAACGCTGAGCCGGCCCTGCTGCAGCGCTGGGCTGCGGACCTGACGCTCCCTCAGCTGGGTCGTGTCTTGGACTTGCTGTACCTCTGCCTGGCTGCCTTCGAGTACAAG GGGAAGAAGGCCTTTGAACGCATCAACAGCCTCACATTCAAGAAATCACTGGACATGAAGGCCCGACTGGAGGAAGCTATTTTGGGCACCATTGGAGCCCGACAGGAGATGGTGCGACGGAGCCGTG AGAGGAGCCCATTTGGGAACCAGGAGAACGTTCGCTGGCGGAAGAGCGTCACACACTGGAGACAAACCTCGGACCGTGTGGACAA gacCAAGGATGAAATGGAACACGAGGCCTTGGTAGACGGGAACCTGGCAACCGAGGCAAGCCTGGTGGTCCTGGATACACTGGAGATCATCGTGCAG ACGGTGATGCTGTCAGAGGCCCGGGAGAGCATCCTAGGCGCGGTACTGAAGGTCGTGTTATACAGCCTGGGCAGTGCCCAGAGTGCCCTCTTCCTGCAGCACGGCCTGGCCACACAGCGGGCTCTGGTATCCAAG TTCCCAGAGCTGCTATTTGAGGAGGACACGGAGCTGTGTGCCGACCTCTGCTTGAGGCTCCTGCGCCACTGCGGCAGCCGCATCAGCACCATCCGCACCCATGCCAGCGCCTCCCTCTACCTCCTCATGCGCCAGAACTTCGAGATTGGCAAC AATTTCGCCCGTGTGAAGATGCAAGTGACGATGTCGCTGTCGTCCCTGGTGGGAACAACACAGAACTTCAGTGAAGAGCACCTGCGCCGTTCACTCAAGACCATCCTCACCTATGCCGAGGAGGACGTGGGGCTGCGGGACAGCACCTTTGCTGAGCAG GTCCAGGACCTGATGTTCAACCTGCACATGATCCTGACTGACACGGTGAAGATGAAGGAGCATCAGGAAGACCCGGAGATGCTTATTGACCTCATGTACAG GATTGCCCGGGGCTACCAGGGCTCCCCAGACCTGCGGCTGACGTGGCTGCAGAACATGGCGGGGAAGCACGCGGAGCTGGGCAACCACGCGGAGGCCGCGCAGTGCATGGTGCACGCGGCCGCGCTGGTGGCCGAGTACCTCGCGCTGTTGGAGGACAGCCGCCACCTGCCTGTGGGCTGCGTTTCCTTCCAG AATATCTCATCCAACGTGCTGGAGGAGTCCGCCATCTCCGACGACATCCTCTCACCCGACGAGGAGGGCTTCTGTTCCGGGAAGCACTTCACAGAGATGGGGCTGGTGGGGCTGCTGGAGCAGGCGGCCGTCTACTTCACCATG GGCGGGCTCTACGAGGCCGTGAACGAGGTCTACAAGACCCTCATTCCCATCCTGGAAGCCCACCGCGACTACAAGAAGCTAGCTGCCGTGCACGGCAAACTGCAGGAGGCCTTCACCAAGATCATGCACCAG AGTTCCGGCTGGGAG CGCGTGTTTGGAACATATTTCCGTGTGGGCTTCTACGGCGCCCGCTTTGGTGACCTGGATGAACAGGAGTTCGTATACAAGGAGCCATCCATCACGAAGCTGGCTGAGATCTCACACCGGCTGGAG GAGTTCTACACGGAGAGGTTCGGGGAGGATGTAGTCGAGATCATCAAAGATTCTAACCCTGTGGACAAGACCAAGCTGGACCCGCAGAAG GCCTACATCCAGATCACATACGTGGAGCCACACTTTGACACCTATGAGCTCAAGGACCGGGTGACCTACTTCGACCGCAACTATGGGCTGCGAACCTTCCTGTTTTGCACACCCTTCACGCCGGACGGGCGTGCTCACGGCGAACTGCCGGAGCAGCATAAGCGCAAGACATTGCTGAGCACGGCCCACGCCTTCCCCTACATCAAGACCCGAATCCGTGTTTGCCACCGGGAGGAG ACGGTGCTGACCCCGGTGGAGGTGGCCATCGAGGACATGCAAAAGAAGACTCGGGAGCTGGCCTTCGCCACTGAGCAGGACCCTCCTGATGCCAAGATGCTGCAGATGGTGCTGCAGGGCTCTGTGGGGCCCACTGTGAACCAG GGACCTCTGGAGGTAGCCCAGGTGTTTCTGGCTGAGATCCCAGAAGACCCCAAGCTCTTTAGGCATCACAACAAGCTGCGGCTCTGTTTCAAAGACTTCTGCAAAAA GTGTGAGGATGCGCTGAGGAAGAACAAAGCCCTGATTGGGCCGGACCAGAAGGAGTACCATCGGGAATTGGAGCGCAACTATTCCCGCCTGCGGGAGGCTCTGCAGCCTTTGCTCACCCAGCGCCTGCCCCAGCTGCTGGCACCAAACACAGCCGGCCTCAG gaaCTCCTTGAACAGAGCAAGTTTCCGGAAGACTGACCTTTGA